CGTGACCTCCTTACACAACTGAAATAGGagcctaaaaaaacaaagcataatacaccacactcgtttgtttgtttttttgtttgtttgttgtttttttatttttgtttttacaacatcagttctaatcatgaatatcaaacattcattaattCTCAGAACTTTagccagatttttgtcatgatgccactatatttttagatttaaaaaattgaaaaaaacaacaacaaaaacaacaacaaaacttaatttcaacatactacatgcaaagtaaaattgtattattattattattattattatcatcatcatcatcatcatcatcatcatcatcatcatcatcatcatcatcacagccTGGAATGCATCAattatttgcagcaacattgattgtaaCAATGCACCTAGTGGatatagcatgtattttctctataagccaaatatggttaaaaaataatacaatgcatgtttttatacttGATGGCTGtaggatcaaaaattgcagtttgaatgggtttcaataaataattttttgcacttaacaatatgaatgtaacaattttgtcaCATGGGCCTTAATGCataccgctgcctgctgatatgggtgctgtattttcatatttataagcacatattccactcatttatgaagttatacaagctcctgcacaggtGACAACCcaatcctgtaaatgtttcaaaatacaatgcattgtatcagcaactgatggcattctgtccacagagacacagtcagatagctttgttttgaaagggaagcaaggaagttgagcccggcgctgctcacgctctcattacGCGAGCTGTGTGAATCAACGTAATCACGTAATCGATTAAGTCGACGCGTCGCCTCGGCCCTAAATGTGCCATACAGTCCCTAAGAGTAAAAATGACCACAGCTAGATCAGCACTTCTGACAGTCTCAAAAGAAACGACATAGTGCAAGCGTTCTAAAAGTAGTATATGTTAACATCAGTGTTGTTGtacactacatttattttttttcaggtttttcagtttttcacttCAACGTGTAAATATGTTAATTAGtttcttgatattttaaaaaggttacCATGTTTAATGTTGTTAAAGGGGGACTTTACCCATTTCTAAAAtccatacattttatttttatggtctGAGACAGTACAAAATATtggtaaaaatgaacaaatcttTCCTAAATcaagaaattgttttaaaaccaaaatttgTGATTGTCATGGAGGATAAAGTGTGGAGCTGCTCCAGACTTCAGTTTGAGACTTATTTTCTTAAGAGAGACAAGCTTATTTTCACAAACATTGTCTGAGTTTTttatttaggtggtgttcccctttaaattcTTCTACCATTTATGAAAACTCTTTAAAAGCGGTTCAATAATACATCCCTACTTAAactcaaaaacagcacaatcaTATTCATTCAATAGATTTTATTAAACGTAggttcacaaaacaaaatgtataacaCAAAACCACCTTGTGCTTACAACAACATCTCCTCTGCAAGAGTTCTCAACTGAAAGACATCTACTCCAAAACCCTTCCACAGCAtagctttcagacacctttcccAAGCACttgaacctttgaactctgagtaaattggtgtgatttttttcataaaatatggGAATTGGTAAAATATGGCatcttggtgagaaatgttccacaaattgcaagaaattagtagatttaaatgggacaaaactagggaaaaacaatatatatatttatcatagttaaatatttaaaattaggttatagaatagttatatattttttaagcacactccccagatcatttccttgcttttttaagacttttaaaaataattttcaggtgattttcttgtacattttaaataaaatttcgACTGATTTCTggttcttttccttttttgttgcttattgccttttcatgttttttgaaaaaaaaaatcaagccaatttactcagatttcaaagggttaaaacttcAAGTTCACTTGCATGACTAACTGTAGAAAAACTAACTGAACACCAATCAATGAACCACATCCAAATGCAATCGAACAATCTTCCCTAATCAAGTGCATTATCGATGTGTGAAAGGATGTGTTGAATGACTGCACTAGCTGCACTTCTGTCTCAGCCAActattgaaaatattaaaacaaaacatacaacatGAGGTTTCAGATGCTTTACATTAAGGCTGCaactatttttctctttattattattttatgaattgttttgtctataaaatatcaaatgtgtttgaaaaaaacaaaacagtttggGACCACTGGTCTGACAAAGCAAGTCATCTGAAGATGTCAACTTTGGAAATTACGATGGCCGTTTTTCACTACCTTCTGGCATTTAtgtaattgagaaaataacgtgatataaaaaaatcattaacttCATTTATCCTGAATGATATGAATAGAGACAAGCTGCAAATTCTTGCATTTTGGAAGCTGGGACCAGTGAATGTTTGGCAGTCTTGCCTGACAAATgatcaattaaccctttgaaacctgaatggATATcggtttttcttgtgctgcattcagacacctttcacaagaatttaaacttttgaaacttgagcaataAGGTTTAATTCTCTCCATGTagatggaaaaaaggcaatgggcaaactgcaaaaaattggTCAAAGgcgtcaagaaaaaaaacaacagaaaaataatgttaaaaaagagtTAGAGTTACAGAGCATtcaagaaaactatttttaatgataaatatcccaaaactatgattattagaattatatattcaaacTATGTTACATAATATATCATTTTCTTGCTTAAATTTTGAACACTTTTTTCAGCTCAtatccttgtttgttttgttttgactttcatttttatgctagttttcaggcaattttcttgaaACCTTCTTAATCTGTTGttcttaaaattatatattcCAAATATGTTCTagattatatgatttttttttaatttggcacttttcccggtcattttcttgttttgttttacgtttttagaattatatattcaaagtCTATTATAGAATATAtaatctttatatatatatatacaccacttttttccaagtcatttccttgtttgttttgttttttgctttacgttttatgctatttttaggtaatttcctttaaacattttttatttgttaacaaTTGTTGGGTctttattgccttttccccatgtatTTGAGAGAAAGCAAGCCTATTtactcagttttcaaagggttaataaactgTTTGCATATGTGTTCTACCACTAACAAAGTTTGATTCTTATTTACgcttacatgtttttaatatttcttttttccaagtgtcaaaaacaaccaagagCATCACCTCGACAATGCTGGAGGGCTATATTACAACATTATAACATGACTCAGAAAAGCTGCAGTCCAGATTTCAGCTTGTTAACGTCGCTGTGGTTCCAGAGAAGGCCCTCGGCTGTTCTCACTGCTGCCATGACTCCGGGGACGCTGTGTGTTGTGCTGCTCTCCAACTCCACTGGCTGGTCAAACACAGTCATTGGCGTGTAGTTTTCCACCATGAGGCATGATGGGTCATCTGACTGTCCGGGGACTTTACCGAGAGGATAGTTCTTCCAAAAAACCTTATCGGTGCACAACTGCCACGGTGACCCTCTGAGCAGCTTCGCCTTTTCAGCCTGAACATCTGCCCATTTGCTCTCCTGGGGTGAGGGCTCGCTCCGCTCTGCGTCAGCCGAGGAATGCCACGCGTGGCCGTGGCGCCGTGACTGCTGCAGCTTCTCATGCAAACTCTCCAGTGTGTATATGGGCTGTTGTTTGTGCTCCGGAGAGGTTTCAAAGTCTGAGTGCTGGATCTGGGTGTAGATGGAGCAGAGCTGGAGCAGCCTCTCTCGGGTCTCCAGAGGGAGAGGATGCTCCATGTCGTCCAGGATTAACCGCAGAAGGTGAGGCGTGTTGACACACGGAGCATCCAGACACGCCGAGAGCAGCTGCTGCCACCTCAGCTGGATGCGGTTCACAAAGATCCTGTCCTTCATCCTGGCTTTCTTCTGTCCCTTTGTTTCAAAATGATACTCAAACTTGTTGCTGTTGCAGAAGATGATTTCTGAAATCCACGCCGAGATGTAGAGCACCCTGTGACTGTTGGGCTCTGCGGCGAGCAGCTTCAGCTCCACAAACAGCTTCTCCAGGAGGAGGTGGATGAAGGACGGGGAGTTGAGCATCTTCAGGAGAGGCAGCCAAAAGCGCAGGAATGTCTGAGGGAGTCTGGGGTCGGCGTTGGACGTGTCGCAGCTTAACGTTTCCAGCTGCTCAACAGTAGGAACTAAAAAACCGTCCTCCAGCAACACGTCAACCAGCAGGTTACTGGACTGCAAAGCAAACTGCTTGATCTCACCGAGCAACCAGCTCATGTCTGCAAACGGGGCCGGCCACATGTTCCTCTCATGGCCTCCTGGGAGTCCATCAAACGCCTGGTACTGCTCCTTCTCATAGGAGATCAGAAGCTCTCGGGCATTCTTGTAGGCTTCCATTTCTTTCTGCCTTGCGATGAGCTCATCTCCCTGCTGTTTTAGGTCCGTCTCCTCATCCTCTCCATCTGACTCCGACTCCCAGTCCTCATTGGGCCCTCCTCCCAGCTGCCTGGACCAGTATTCCTGCTGGAGCCACTCCAGAACCACCTTGCAGCCCTTTCTGCACCACTTTAAAGTTGGCAGCTTCCTGTGAGTGAAGTCATGCCTCAGGTCCACCACCCACTCCGGGATGTTCAGTTTCCCCGCCAGCCTCCTCAGAGGTTTGGCTACCCTCCCCTGCTGCCTCTCCGTGATCAGATTCACAAACCGGACGAGGGCCGCTCCGTACAGCAGGACCAGGTCGTCCCCGTCCAGCTGTCCGGACCGGTCCAGCACTTGACACCTGACCAGGTCCGCGGTGCAGTCCACGGCCACCGGGGTGCTGTTAGCATACCGGCCTTTCCACGCGGAGATCCTATGCAGCGCGTACCTCTGTAAGGAGGAGTCCTTGGAGTACAGGTACTCCAGAACCTGATCCCACTCCGCTTTGTTGACCCACGCCACCACATGGCGCTTTTTCCCCGAGCTCCGTTTCTTCATTGTCCGGTGAACGAGGCGAACGGTCGGTTAACGTTAACACCGTATGCACATAATGCTCCTACACGTCGAGAAATGGCGCTTTTACGACGTTTCTCTAAATGTTTAGCAAAAATGGGGTCGTAACGCAGCCTGAGAGACGTCTAACACGGTTTCTGCTCGCTATAATCGTATCGTATCCCGGAAATGAcgtctcttcttctgtctctccttctctgtaAACCAATGTGTATAGTTGCATACCGCCACCTGGTGTACCGGAGTTATATAGGCTatttaataatactaataataacgatgataataataataataataataataataataataataataataataataatgataataataataagtaattgctatttgctattattattattattattagtagtagtagtagtagtagtaaaagaAGAACTCGTAGGGCCCGctttattacacacacttgtattgcTCAAttccttttgccttttttctttcttttttttttttttaaatttattctctgtttgtggtattttgttttgtttgtttttggggatgtttttttttttttttttttttttttttaagaaatcaagccaatttgctcaggtttcagagtgtCAAAATCTTGccgtgaggcaacagtgctaaccaccgACGCCACTGTGCCGCCCCAGTATAATGTTgcataaaaaggaaatactcaGGTAACATACAAGTACCTAAACattgtactcaagtacagtgtttgagtaaatgcacttagttaCGTTCCATCACTGTGCAAACACAGCTGCTACACGCTACATGTGCACCTTCAGAGAGTCCCAGTGCTATGGAAAACATCCTGCCTGGTCCCAGTGCCCAAGAAGAGACATCCTGTAGCACTGAACGACTTTAGGTCAATAGCACTGACCTCTCATGTTATGAAGGTCATGGAGAGACTGGTTCTAGCACATCTCAGACCACTGGTGTGCTCATCACAAGACCCCCTGCAGTTTGCATACCAGCCCCGAGTTGGTGTGGACGACGCAGTGCTGTATCTGCTGCAGAAGGCCTACTCCTCCCTGGACAGACCCAACACCTCAGTCCACGTCCTGTTCTTCGACTTCTCCAGTGCCTTTAATACCATCCAGCCCAGACTGTTGAAGGCCGAACTGGAGGACATGCAGGTGGACGCTCCCCTGGTCACATGGATCGGTGACTACCTGACAGGCAGACCGCAGTTTGTGAAACTGCAGAGCTGCGTGTCTGAGCGACTGACCAGCAACGTCGGGGCCCCCCAGGGAACGGTGCTGTCCCCCTTCCTCTTCACCACCTACACTGCTGACTTCAAGTACTGTACAGAGTCGTGTCATCTCCAGAAGTTTTCAGATGACACAGCCATCGTGAGCAGTGTAGAGAATGGACGAGAGGACGAGTACAGGGACCTGGTGGACCGCTTTGTCAGGTGGTGTGGGGAGAATCACACCTGCAGCTGAATGTGACAAAGACTAAAGAGATAGTGGTGGACTTCAGGAGGAACAGGCCCCCACCCTCTCCTGTCTGTATCAGTGGGACTGATGTGGAAATTGTCACATCATACAAGTACCTGGGCGTCCTTCTGGACAACAAACTGGAGTGGTCCACCAACACTGAGGCAGCCTACAAGAAGGGCCTGAGTCAGCTTTACTTCCTGAGGAGACTCAGGTCCTTCAATGTCTGCAACAGGATGCTCCTGATGTTTTATCAGTCTGTTGTTGCGAGCACCATcttctttgctgtggtgtgctgGGGGGGCAGGCATCAAGGCAAAGGATGCAAACAGACTGAACAAACTGATCAGGAAGGCAGAGTCTGTTGTTGGCTCTAAGCTTGTCTCCCTGGAGGAGGTGGCTGAGGACAGAATGCTGGCAAAACTGCTGGCAATAACAGACAATGTCACCCATCCCCTCCATAAGACACTGGACAAGCTGAAGAGTAGCTTCAGCAACAGACTCCTCCAACCCCGCTGTCTGAGGGAGCGATACAGGAAATCATTCCTGCCTGCTGCCATCAGACTGTTCAACACATCCACCTCTGTCAGACCTGTGGTCACTGTCACTGAACTGGACTAAACTCTGTCACTCCACATCCAAACAGTACAGACTGCAGTATGTGTGAGTATGCAtatcatgtatatatatgtacaaatatataacaTCGGATCGTCGCctgtattataaatattatattatacatcactatatatatatatatatatatataccattattattattattctatcattattattatattatacataaatTGGTCAtcagacataaaaatgtcaagtgcTAATGTCATGATGCTgatactattattaatattaatattaatattatggatattattactactattattattattattactactattattaataCTATCACTACTATTATGTGTGCGATGTCTTCAAACTGatgttattaccattattagtattatatgtACACCTCTACATATTCCCCCTATTCTGCTGTCATCATTACCATGCTCATGTGTATCCTTGCCATCATCAGATTGCACCTTACCACTGCATTTGCACTACCTCAGTACTCTTTTGCACTACCTCAGcattctatttattctatttttatatatttatgtttatttctatcttctattattcttcttatttttctgtgtatgtctctgtatgtcttacgtgccaagctgctgtgacaactaaatttccctgcggggatcaataaagtcgtctaagtctaagtctaagtctcatgccatttttgtaattaatcctttaaaaactgaatgagttggcttgatttcccctcccaaaaacataacaaggcGTCAATAGACATAGCTCCAAATTAGCAAGgcataaaaaattacaagtaactattaaattacctgaaaataagccaaaaaagagaacattttaaaatagataaatgacaagaaaaatacctgaaaataagcaaaaaagaaaagtaaaaaaaaaaagaaaaagaaatacatttaccTGGGGAAAAAGGCTAAcaattgtattatattataaatgtgttaattttctGTAGCAGAGTTTTAAAGAGATAATTTGTACTCAACATTTCTCTAtaagtttttggtttgtttcttgttgttggattattattgtttttttttttttgttttaagaattTTCCCATTTTcatcttctttgtttttgtgggaCAGTTCTTGCGAacttggtcattgccttttcctccccatgttttatgaaaaattTCAACCAGATTGTTCAGGCTATAAAGGTTCAAAGTTTTGTGAAAGTcaactgaatgcagcacaagaaaagtgatgttgatccaggttacaaagggttaaaagacgGAGgtgcagataaaaacaaaaagcatggcACTGTGCGATGCTGTAAATCAGGCTTTCATCCTACAATTCCACAATCCTGAACATGACATGTGATCATGAGTCACGTCTAATTCAGCTCCTCCTGCAGTGTAAGGTATGAGGAAGCATCTTAATATGAGTCTATAATTAAACCGACTCCACCGTGTTTCCCTTCTAATAGCTACAAACCTCCTCTAACCTTTCTCTTCCCACCCAGTTTTCAAAATAGCACAGTAGGTggagaaaagtgtaaaattacACACACCTTCAAATGCAGCAACTTCCCTTTTCCAGCAGATTTGATTTACTGAAGACCACAGTTTATTTTCTGAGTCATACCAGTCAAAAGGGAGCAAAAAGGGGAAGTGTGCAGCTGATTTTCACACTGGAGTCAGACTTTTGGGTCAGTGAGCTGAAACCAAAAAATGGCAACTTACTTAATAATTGCTTCACTGGATTATGAAAATTATTAACTCTTTATCACCAGGATTGATAGAACTTTTCTTTTGCAGCagtcagatgcctttcacgagCAAATAAACCTCTGtaagaaaaactgatttgtttcaaaaacacgggaaaagatataatgagcaacttgtaaAGAAGTGTTCCACCAATTGCTGGAAATGAGAGGATTTGgaaagttattttgaaaaaaaaaaagaactagggaaaatgttcaaaatatgtatttatattaccataaagatatattttaaaatatgtaacagaattattattattatttgttaagcactttttaaagtaatttcttttttaaaagttttttaaaaatgcaattgtcttctactttttacttcttttttcctcaaatgttcgggttatttcttcttaacttgctcattggcttcttcccacatttctaaaagaaatcaaaccaatttgcccaggtaTCAAAAGGTTAACAGAAACAATGAAACACTAAAATCTCTTTGAAGTCTAAAATTTactcaataaaaatgtgtattgtttattttctgtaataattttttttacactccTGATTCAATCAATAGTCAAGTGTTATTTATAGCCCTACCCTTCTCTGTATGTGCCACTCAGTCATTACAGCCTGGAGGAGGATCTAAAtctaaaattgtaataaaagaGACACAGCAAGTAAAGtagaaaaatacatatacatacatatatatatatataaaatataagttattattattattatcattattattactattattattatatatctcTTTTGACTTATTGATGAAGAAACTCTCTTGCCGGTGTGCTGTAGCCTGCAGTTAGACCAGTGGGCTGAGAAGTCCCTCCCACAGGAAACACAGTGGCTAGACCAGCTTCGAGTTTCACTGGAGAGGGAAAAGAAACAAGTCCAGAACTTAAACCTGGTAAGTCACTGTTGCTGTACTCTGACTTAACTTTATTCTTTGAGTCAAGGATAAAAGTCTTGTTGTGACTTGTAATGTGACATGTCTGAATAttcgtgcgtgtgtgtgtgttttgagacggagagagagatcGAGAGAGtactacaaacaaaacatgcctCACTGTGATTGTGTTCAGTGTTTGACAGGGGATTAAGCAGAGGAGTATTTTTATCAGGCGTTTCTAAGTGTGTACACAACCCATATTTCAACAGCTTTCCTTGTACTTCACATGAACAATACATGCAGGCAGCACAGGATCAAGTTTAACCTTGTAATTAGACACATATGTTGTGTAAAGTGATGTAAACCTGTCATAGGCATGCTATTGCAGCTGATGGCGATGAATTTCCCCATGTTTACCATGACATCATATTTTCTTTACCGCTGATTCTGAGCAGCAGTATTCTGCCCTTTGACCTGCCACAGCTCTCTATTCTCACGGTAACAGCTGGGTGAACAACAAAAggctgtatttgtgtgtgtgtgtgtgtgtgtgtgtgtgtgtgtgtgcgtgtgtgtgcgtgtgtgtgtggtgtgtgtgtgtgtgtgtgtgtgtgtgtgtgtgtgtgtgtgtgtgtgtgtgtgtgtgtgtgtcatgatgAAACAAGTTCTCTTATCTTTGTTTCTGGCCAACAGACGTTCAGACTAGTGATAGCACTGAGTGGGCTTTTCTCATGACAAGTGTGTTTAGAATCATTCCAAAtctcattaaataaaacatgactaGTACAGTATACTAAGTTTAACCCGTTAACAACTGGCCTAGCAACAACAGTCAGAGAAATCCGTCTGAAAACCAACCACTTAACCagctaaacacacactcatgactTATCAGTTT
The DNA window shown above is from Plectropomus leopardus isolate mb chromosome 8, YSFRI_Pleo_2.0, whole genome shotgun sequence and carries:
- the las1l gene encoding ribosomal biogenesis protein LAS1L, with translation MKKRSSGKKRHVVAWVNKAEWDQVLEYLYSKDSSLQRYALHRISAWKGRYANSTPVAVDCTADLVRCQVLDRSGQLDGDDLVLLYGAALVRFVNLITERQQGRVAKPLRRLAGKLNIPEWVVDLRHDFTHRKLPTLKWCRKGCKVVLEWLQQEYWSRQLGGGPNEDWESESDGEDEETDLKQQGDELIARQKEMEAYKNARELLISYEKEQYQAFDGLPGGHERNMWPAPFADMSWLLGEIKQFALQSSNLLVDVLLEDGFLVPTVEQLETLSCDTSNADPRLPQTFLRFWLPLLKMLNSPSFIHLLLEKLFVELKLLAAEPNSHRVLYISAWISEIIFCNSNKFEYHFETKGQKKARMKDRIFVNRIQLRWQQLLSACLDAPCVNTPHLLRLILDDMEHPLPLETRERLLQLCSIYTQIQHSDFETSPEHKQQPIYTLESLHEKLQQSRRHGHAWHSSADAERSEPSPQESKWADVQAEKAKLLRGSPWQLCTDKVFWKNYPLGKVPGQSDDPSCLMVENYTPMTVFDQPVELESSTTHSVPGVMAAVRTAEGLLWNHSDVNKLKSGLQLF